One genomic segment of Synechocystis sp. LKSZ1 includes these proteins:
- a CDS encoding DUF192 domain-containing protein produces MLTAWSRPWLYLLIASFLLSSCWSVLSEDNPALSGQGQQLPVTAQLPVAGQVIDLEVAQTPEQQAKGLMFREQLAPNRGMLFAFSPPRVARFWMKNTLIDLDMIFVYQGRIVMILDRVPPCRQDPCPVYGPWAEVDQVIELAAGQAEHLGLKVGDSLTVRAVSSPKP; encoded by the coding sequence ATGTTGACTGCTTGGTCTCGGCCCTGGCTATACCTTTTAATTGCCAGTTTTTTACTATCTAGCTGTTGGTCAGTGCTATCGGAGGACAATCCGGCCCTGAGTGGCCAGGGCCAGCAGCTACCGGTCACGGCTCAACTCCCGGTGGCGGGCCAGGTGATTGACTTGGAGGTGGCCCAGACCCCCGAGCAACAGGCCAAGGGTCTTATGTTTCGAGAACAGTTGGCCCCTAACCGAGGGATGCTCTTTGCCTTTTCGCCGCCTCGGGTAGCTCGCTTCTGGATGAAAAATACCTTGATTGACCTGGATATGATCTTTGTCTACCAGGGCCGTATCGTGATGATTCTTGACCGCGTTCCCCCCTGTCGCCAGGACCCCTGCCCCGTGTATGGCCCTTGGGCGGAAGTGGATCAGGTCATTGAACTAGCCGCTGGACAAGCAGAACACCTAGGGCTAAAGGTGGGAGATTCCCTGACCGTGCGAGCTGTTTCTTCCCCCAAACCTTAA
- a CDS encoding DUF2949 domain-containing protein: MTLSYASNPLLKFLKQELALSDASLAVAKRTAQDNYNALPIVLWQYGLITLDELDRIYDWLDQG, from the coding sequence ATGACTCTCTCTTACGCCTCCAATCCCCTCTTAAAATTTTTAAAGCAAGAATTGGCCCTCTCGGATGCATCCTTGGCGGTGGCGAAACGCACGGCTCAAGATAATTACAATGCCCTCCCCATTGTCCTATGGCAGTATGGCCTAATTACCCTGGATGAACTAGACCGTATTTACGACTGGCTAGACCAGGGTTAA
- the rplI gene encoding 50S ribosomal protein L9, translating into MPKRVQVVLNQSVNKLGYNGDLVEVAPGYARNYLIPRGIGVLATPGILRQVEQRRAKEQARLAAEKAGAEARKVALQTIGRFVVSKQAGEGESIFGTVTTQDVVDAIKAATNQEVDRRGVSLPEISKLGFYKAQIKLHPEVFAEIEIQVAPL; encoded by the coding sequence ATGCCTAAGCGCGTACAAGTCGTTTTAAATCAATCGGTTAATAAATTAGGTTACAACGGTGACCTGGTGGAGGTGGCCCCTGGTTACGCCCGCAACTATCTCATTCCCCGAGGTATTGGGGTTCTGGCAACGCCGGGAATTTTACGCCAAGTGGAACAGCGCCGCGCCAAGGAGCAGGCCCGTTTAGCCGCGGAAAAAGCTGGAGCCGAGGCCCGCAAAGTGGCCCTGCAAACCATTGGTCGTTTTGTGGTCTCGAAACAGGCCGGTGAAGGGGAGTCTATTTTTGGAACGGTTACGACCCAAGATGTGGTAGATGCTATCAAAGCGGCCACGAATCAAGAGGTAGACCGCCGGGGCGTGAGTTTGCCCGAAATCAGCAAGCTTGGTTTTTATAAAGCTCAAATTAAGCTCCATCCCGAAGTTTTTGCTGAAATCGAAATTCAAGTTGCGCCCCTCTAG
- a CDS encoding PhoH family protein, whose amino-acid sequence MAETLEILHLPSPESAMALVGVGEDNLIYLARHTGTKLILRGQELHILGEAKAVERTLNVLNSLASYWQNAKAIARPDILTAFQALDTGRGEEYQALQQTILAKTRRGEVVRAKTFRQRQYIKAIQTHDITFCIGPAGTGKTFLAAVLAVQALLNNDCERLILTRPAVEAGEKLGFLPGDLQQKVDPFLRPLYDALYEFIDAEKIPDLMERGKIEVAPLAYMRGRTLSNAFVIVDEAQNTTPAQLKMVLTRLGFGSKMVVTGDITQTDLPSHQASGLQVAQQILKAVEGVSFCYLGQADVVRHPLVQRIVEAYERAEQPSPAGSA is encoded by the coding sequence ATGGCCGAAACCTTAGAAATTTTGCATCTCCCGAGTCCCGAAAGCGCGATGGCCCTAGTGGGGGTGGGAGAAGATAATTTAATCTACCTGGCTAGGCATACCGGCACCAAACTGATTCTCCGTGGGCAAGAACTCCATATTCTAGGGGAAGCGAAAGCCGTTGAACGAACCCTAAACGTCCTGAACTCTCTGGCCTCCTACTGGCAAAACGCTAAGGCCATTGCCCGCCCCGATATTCTCACGGCCTTTCAAGCCCTGGATACCGGCCGGGGTGAAGAATACCAGGCCCTCCAGCAAACAATTCTAGCCAAGACCCGTCGGGGAGAAGTGGTTCGGGCCAAGACCTTCCGGCAACGGCAGTACATTAAAGCGATTCAGACCCACGATATTACCTTCTGTATTGGCCCTGCGGGGACGGGAAAAACCTTTTTGGCCGCAGTACTCGCGGTTCAGGCCCTGCTCAATAATGACTGTGAACGTCTGATCCTCACTCGTCCTGCCGTGGAAGCGGGGGAAAAATTGGGCTTTCTCCCCGGTGATCTCCAACAGAAAGTAGATCCTTTTTTGCGGCCTCTCTACGATGCTCTCTATGAATTTATTGATGCTGAAAAAATTCCAGACTTGATGGAGCGGGGCAAAATTGAAGTGGCCCCCCTGGCCTATATGCGGGGCCGCACCCTCAGTAATGCCTTTGTGATCGTGGATGAGGCCCAGAATACGACCCCAGCCCAACTCAAAATGGTGCTCACTCGTCTAGGCTTTGGCTCCAAAATGGTTGTAACTGGGGACATCACCCAAACCGATCTGCCCAGTCATCAGGCCTCGGGCCTCCAGGTTGCCCAGCAGATTCTCAAAGCGGTGGAAGGCGTTAGTTTTTGTTATCTCGGCCAAGCGGATGTGGTGCGTCATCCCCTGGTACAGCGCATTGTTGAGGCCTACGAAAGAGCTGAACAGCCCAGTCCAGCGGGCTCGGCCTAG